A window from Chrysemys picta bellii isolate R12L10 chromosome 2, ASM1138683v2, whole genome shotgun sequence encodes these proteins:
- the LOC135981191 gene encoding patatin-like phospholipase domain-containing protein 6, with protein sequence MIFQQFLQGEYVFRPGQPGTSISVVQDGKLELFLTQQDGKETLVKEVFPGDSVHSLLSILDVITVPALPLHLLLALSLSLSNAPNPSSPAPALIHPHPLSQP encoded by the exons ATGATCTTCCAGCAGTTCCTACAGGGCGAGTACGTCTTCCGGCCCGGCCAGCCCGGCACCAGCATCTCCGTAGTGCAGGATGGCAAGCTGGAGCTCTTCCTGACCCAGCAG GAcgggaaggagaccctggtgaAGGAGGTGTTCCCCGGGGACAGCGTGCACAGCCTGCTCAGCATTCTTGACGTCATCACggtaccagccctgcccctccacctcctgctggccctgtccctgagcctctccaacgccccaaacccctcatccccagccccagccctcatccaccctcatcctctgtcccagccctga